Proteins encoded within one genomic window of Lysinibacillus sphaericus:
- the gltX gene encoding glutamate--tRNA ligase, producing the protein MTKEVRVRYAPSPTGFLHIGGARTALFNYLYAKHHNGKFIVRIEDTDIERNVEGGEASQLDNLKWLGIEYDESIDIGGPYAPYRQMERLDIYKEHAEKLLQQGTAYKCFCSSEKLEASREEQKARGVAAPTYDGTCRHLSAEEVAAKEAAGEQYTIRMRVPENVTYEFDDLVRGHVAFESKDVGDWVLVKANGIPTYNYAVVLDDHFMEISHVFRGEEHLSNTPKQMMIFDAFGWEYPRFGHMTLIINENRKKLSKRDESIIQFVTQYKDLGYLPEAMFNFFALLGWSPEGEEEIFSKEEFIKIFDEKRLSKSPSMFDKQKLTWMNNQYIKKLSLEEVVALSLPHLQKAGLLPETLTAEERAWATDLIALYHEQMSFGAEIVELSSLFFNDHIEYDEEAKAVLAGEQVPEVMAAFKAQLENLEEFTPETVKAAIKAVQKETGHKGKNLFMPIRVVTTGETHGPELPNAICLIGKEKTIDRVEKYAK; encoded by the coding sequence ATGACGAAAGAAGTTCGCGTTCGTTACGCGCCATCACCAACTGGATTTTTACATATTGGCGGTGCACGTACTGCGTTATTCAACTATTTATATGCAAAACATCATAACGGTAAATTCATCGTGCGTATTGAAGATACGGATATTGAGCGTAATGTAGAAGGTGGAGAAGCGTCTCAGTTAGATAACTTAAAATGGTTAGGTATCGAATATGACGAATCCATCGACATTGGTGGGCCGTATGCACCTTATCGTCAAATGGAACGCTTAGATATTTACAAAGAGCATGCTGAAAAGTTATTACAACAAGGCACAGCGTATAAATGTTTCTGTTCATCAGAAAAATTAGAAGCATCTCGTGAAGAACAAAAAGCTCGTGGTGTTGCAGCACCTACTTATGATGGAACTTGCCGTCATTTATCAGCGGAAGAAGTAGCGGCTAAAGAAGCGGCTGGCGAACAATATACAATTCGTATGCGTGTACCTGAAAACGTAACATATGAATTTGATGATTTAGTACGTGGACATGTAGCGTTCGAATCGAAAGATGTGGGCGACTGGGTACTTGTGAAAGCAAACGGTATTCCAACTTACAATTACGCAGTAGTATTAGATGACCACTTTATGGAAATCTCTCATGTGTTCCGTGGTGAAGAGCATTTATCAAACACACCAAAACAAATGATGATCTTCGATGCATTTGGCTGGGAGTATCCTCGCTTTGGACATATGACGTTAATCATCAACGAAAATCGCAAAAAGCTATCAAAACGAGACGAATCCATTATCCAATTCGTAACGCAATATAAAGACCTTGGTTACTTACCAGAAGCGATGTTCAATTTCTTTGCTTTACTTGGTTGGTCTCCAGAAGGTGAAGAAGAGATTTTCTCTAAAGAAGAATTTATTAAAATCTTTGATGAGAAGCGTTTATCGAAATCACCATCTATGTTTGATAAGCAAAAGCTGACTTGGATGAATAATCAATACATCAAAAAATTATCTTTAGAAGAAGTAGTGGCATTATCTTTACCGCACTTACAAAAAGCAGGCTTATTACCAGAAACGTTAACAGCAGAAGAGCGCGCTTGGGCAACAGATTTAATCGCACTTTACCATGAACAAATGAGCTTTGGTGCTGAAATCGTGGAACTGTCAAGCCTATTCTTTAACGATCATATTGAATATGATGAAGAAGCAAAAGCCGTTTTAGCTGGCGAGCAAGTACCAGAGGTAATGGCTGCATTTAAAGCACAACTTGAAAATTTAGAAGAGTTTACACCTGAAACTGTCAAAGCAGCTATCAAAGCTGTACAAAAAGAGACAGGTCATAAAGGTAAAAATCTATTTATGCCAATCCGTGTTGTGACGACTGGTGAAACACACGGTCCAGAGTTACCAAATGCGATTTGTTTAATTGGTAAAGAGAAAACAATTGACCGTGTAGAAAAATACGCGAAGTAA